The Cataglyphis hispanica isolate Lineage 1 chromosome 5, ULB_Chis1_1.0, whole genome shotgun sequence genome has a segment encoding these proteins:
- the LOC126849427 gene encoding meiosis regulator and mRNA stability factor 1 isoform X2 has translation MEGEYVLGSKILVRYLGKEKGNTIAKNLGNITARSRTVSESEIVTDSKQSNSKQMYAASASVLGTRTLQFPNYQTSPPVVGAYPAFSAHCAPINAPPLSGMMQQPPLFFGRSFTNNDVNFNRTYNELARAQSPLIWPIATPHQYSHIWEEQYKVEKSKISGKRTHISQARDNNVAIGVTSRTPEGLRRIRGTHGSFAYASEWIGGRQSYNSLAVPNYNGQSNSFKRRSPSPLYDAPTREKNAWHGQNQHQISTRNNKTPSPYENNILQEIGQHNQTSRSSHLSDAENEEVEKFCNPINNRNGSSANNGINTPIELQVTNLDQSIDIKDMKRILSSVFMEHVSSCHISVFMQSDGNFAASVKVPSLPDAQYAISQLHRRKIGYKRILISYAHTGGTNPQLIRAQIVLLLQEVPGHKLPLFKFREMYESRFMISVSVSELYKMKDVCVITEDPSGRMVSLNPDHRNTPSPCNTVQDGQVKLPYCTIHIAKPLSDKGWAEQEMASLPNVRISLKVLESRMQELLASHNGILPLPSLPICYEAEFNEKLEIVEHGVPLEHLVSCLSSIELRQDIGSVKYLVWVGKKDHENNHDENKCVSPSLANQLALFSRELVDLLKTAPHCQLPFNRFIPAYHHHFGRQCRVADYGFTKLIDLLEALTHTVQVMGEGNKRMVTLSHRAQVRRFTSDLLRVLKSKASKQVALSEFPNVYGRVIAKPWDIVDYGVCNIEDILSEVSENTVVVTSIEGGDKMIAIPKREQTVEEMERTKLFAKEVVELLQHAPQCRMLFNKFVPSYHHHFGHQCRVSDYGFTKLIELFEAIPDVVKIEEVNGGERQISLTETEGLKVLAEQISKLVMRARGGLMVSNIAQTFLHQFGYALRPELFGCNSMLHLMQKLRDTIQIIDLATGPAIITIDKSHLQQTTLQCRRILMDQPQHRMPVKEFVQQYSQYYLKHESKGKKQECNLDEFRKDLANVVRFTVVNGEQFIELTPLHRFACDLYRVIMNYGGTLNLSQFDVSYSTIIGSPCKPAQYGFPTITALLQALPCTVTIKETRKKEAVIYLNKKLAAAAGIFLPMVYKPMSSCHDTDSSNDSFESDSSYRVNVSNTLSMVDNHEKWINQLTNINSWKVKEDKALWSENRIKHWKNLTSLEERSINWSESGSESFLKSLIRTPIMQYDFPPPPPKPDSPPEDTACKEEHWQSSLWMSPTKFTYPQDEHSTNVQVPPLILPNWTQLLSGDGTSDLLSPTKNLLPAAANPLYLPTSPCYSKSVVAPHPSELPLPSLSLTPKKKISVDNQKKIAVRTHLNLASSESEDNTIDDDESSDCHSTSSKPLTKGKRRLAAQFNQPIEP, from the exons ATGGAAGGAGAATATGTTCTTGGATCAAAAATACTTGTAAGATATCTCGgtaaagaaaaaggaaatacaATTGCCAAAAATCTAG gaaaTATTACAGCACGAAGTCGGACAGTCAGTGAATCGGAAATTGTTACCGACTCTAAGCAAAGTAATTCTAAGCAAATGTATGCTGCGAGTGCCTCTGTATTAGGGACAAGAACCCTCCAATTCCCAAATTATCAAACATCACCACCTGTAGTTGGTGCTTATCCTGCTTTTAGCGCCCATTGCGCGCCCATCAATGCCCCTCCGCTATCAGG aatgaTGCAGCAACCTCCCCTATTTTTTGGGAGATCGTTTACGAATAATGATGTGAATTTTAATAGGACATATAATGAACTCGCTCGAGCGCAGTCGCCATTAATTTGGCCAATTGCAACACCTCATCAGTACAGCCATATATGGGAAGAACAATATAAA gTGGAGAAGTCGAAGATATCAGGAAAACGAACTCATATCTCGCAGGCTCGGGATAATAATGTTGCTATTGGTGTAACTTCTCGTACTCCTGAAGGGCTTAGGCGCATTAGAGGTACACACGGTTCTTTTGCTTATGCTTCTGAATGGATTGGAGGTCGACAGTCGTATAATTCATTAGCTGTTCCAAATTATAATG ggCAATCCAACTCTTTTAAACGGCGCAGTCCATCTCCTCTATACGATGCACCaactagagaaaaaaatgcatggcATGGTCAG aaTCAACATCAAATTTCTACACGGAACAACAAAACGCCATCACCTtatgaaaataacatattacaaGAGATAGGACAACACAACCAAACCTCACGTTCTTCGCATCTGAGTGATGCAGAAAATGAAGAAGTAGag aaattttgtaaTCCTATAAATAATCGCAATGGATCCAGCGCTAATAATGGCATTAATACACCTATTGAATTGCAAGTGACAAATTTAGATCAAAGCATTGATATAAAGGATATGAAACGAATTCTTTCATCTGTATTCATGGAACATGTCTCA AGCTGTCATATTTCTGTATTTATGCAATCGGACGGTAATTTTGCCGCCAGCGTCAAAGTACCCTCGCTACCGGACGCACAATATGCAATTTCGCAATTACATCGCCGTAAAATAGGCTATAAACGTATATTGATATCTTATGCTCACACCGGTGGAACAAATCCCCAACTTATCCGAGCACAAATCGTACTGCTTTTGCAAGAGGTCCCGGGACACAAACTTCCATTATTCAAGTTCCGCGAAATGTACGAGAGCCGGTTTATGATCTCTGTAAGCGTCtccgaattatataaaatgaaagatgTATGCGTAATCACTGAAGATCCCAGCGGCAGGATGGTCTCCCTCAATCCGGATCATAGAAACACACCATCGCCATGCAACACAGTACAG GACGGACAAGTCAAATTACCGTATTGTACAATCCATATCGCAAAACCGTTATCTGATAAAGGTTGGGCAGAACAAGAGATGGCATCTTTACCCAATGTAAGGATCTCCTTGAAAGTTCTCGAGTCTCGTATGCAAGAATTACTAGCATCGCACAACGGCATACTACCTTTACCAag tcTACCAATCTGTTACGAGGCTgaattcaatgaaaaattggaaattgtAGAACATGGCGTGCCTTTAGAACATTTGGTATCATGTTTATCATCTATTGAATTGAGACAAGATATTGGCAGTGTAAAATATCTTGTGTGGGTAGGAAAAAAGGATCACGAAAATAATCATGAtg AAAACAAATGTGTAAGTCCATCGCTCGCAAATCAATTGGCCCTTTTTAGTCGTGAATTGGTTGATCTTTTAAAAACCGCTCCACACTGCCAATTACCTTTCAATCGATTTATACCAGCATACCATCATCACTTTGGACGACAATGTAGAGTCGCCGATTATGGGTTTACTAAATTGATTGATTTGCTAGAAGCACTTACACACACAGTCCaa gtAATGGGTGAAGGTAATAAACGCATGGTTACATTATCACACCGTGCTCAAGTACGTCGATTCACTTCGGATTTATTACGAGTGCTCAAGTCAAAAGCGAGCAAACAAGTAGCACTATCGGAATTTCCAAATGTTTACGGTAGAGTAATAG CAAAACCGTGGGATATTGTGGATTACGGCGTATGCAATATCGAAGATATTCTTAGTGAAGTGTCCGAAAACACGGTTGTTGTAACATCTATCGAGGGCGGCGATAAAATGATCGCTATTCCCAAACGTGAGCAGACTGTGGAAGAGATGGAacgaacaaaattatttgctaaGGAA GTTGTTGAATTACTGCAACATGCACCTCAATGCAGAATGCTGTTTAATAAGTTTGTACCTTCCTATCATCATCATTTTGGTCATCAATGTCGAGTGTCGGATTACGGATTCACCAAATTGATCGAATTATTCGAAGCGATTCCGGACGTAGTTAAAATCGAGGAAGTTAATGGAGGCGAGAGACAGATATCCTTAACTGAGACAGAGGGCCTTAAAGTTCTCGCTGAACAAATATCGAAATTGGTAATGCGCGCCAGAGGTGGCCTCATGGTCTCGAATATCGCGCAAACATTTCTACATCAATTCGGCTACGCTTTACGTCCTGAATTATTCGGCTGTAATTCCATGTTACATCTTATGCAAAAACTTAGAGATACCATTCAG ATCATAGATTTGGCCACAGGACCTGCTATTATCACAATAGACAAATCACATTTGCAACAAACAACTCTTCAATGCCGACGCATATTGATGGACCAACCTCAACATAGAATGCCTGTCAAGGAATTTGTTCAACAATATTCTCAATATTACTTGAAGCATGAATCTAAAGGCAAAAAGCAAGAATGTAATTTAGACGAGTTTAGAAAAGATCTGGCAAATGTTGTTCGg TTTACAGTGGTAAATGGCGAACAATTCATCGAACTCACACCATTACATCGCTTCGCCTGTGATCTTTATCgtgtaataatgaattatgGTGGTACATTAAATTTGTCGCAGTTTGATGTATCATACTCAACTATCATAGGTTCACCTTGTAAACCTGCACAATATGGTTTTCCAACAATAACTGCACTTTTACAAGCATTACCTTGCACCGTAACGATAAAGGAAACACGGAAAAAAGAagcagttatttatttaaataaaaagttggcTG CTGCTGCTGGTATATTTTTGCCAATGGTATACAAGCCGATGTCATCCTGTCATGATACGGATTCCAGCAACGATTCGTTCGAAAGTGATTCTTCTTACCGCGTAAATGTCTCAAATACTTTGAGCATGGTTGATAATCATGAGAAATGGATAAATCAGTTGACAAACATTAATTCTTGGAAAGTAAAAGAGGATAAAGCTTTGTGGTCGGAGAATCGTATTAAGCATTGGAAAAACTTAACAAGTTTGGAAGAACGCTCGATTAATTGGTCGGAAAGCGGCAGCGAGAGCTTCCTGAAAAGTTTAATACGCACACCGATAATGCAATATGATTTCCCTCCGCCGCCACCTAAGCCCGATTCCCCGCCCGAG GATACCGCGTGTAAGGAAGAGCATTGGCAATCGTCGCTATGGATGTCTCCAACGAAATTTACATATCCGCAAGACGAACATTCGACGAACGTacag gttCCTCCGTTAATTTTACCAAATTGGACTCAATTATTGTCCGGTGATGGTACGTCGGACTTGCTATCGCCAACAAAAAATCTATTACCCGCTGCTGCGAATCCTTTGTACCTGCCTACTTCTCCTTGCTATTCCAAATCTGTTGTTGCGCCGCATCCATCTGAATTGCCGCTTCCTTCTTTGTCCCTAACACCCAAAAAGAAGATATCGGTGGATAatcagaaaaagattgctGTGAGAACGCATCTCAATCTTGCAAGCTCCGAAAGCGAAGATAATACTATCGATGATGATGAAAGCAGCGATTGCCACAGCACTTCTAGTAAGCCCC taACTAAAGGCAAGAGACGTTTGGCAGCTCAGTTTAATCAGCCAATCGAGCCATGA
- the LOC126849427 gene encoding meiosis regulator and mRNA stability factor 1 isoform X1, which translates to MAGKKYLDYHTSYTDDNDEIEDLNEKLLQLLSAQKVLSQIPKNQLYDDRLKNISSSKIGFKASASSLFSHCRHECSLLHHDSSVNIPTLPIQHLPPIGVFWDIENCQVPKGRSAIAVTQLIREKFFNGYREAEFIVVCDVQKENNQIIQELNDAQVNLIHVAATCKNAADEKLKQSIRRFADIHGSPAAIILISGDINFAADLSDLRHRKKIYVILLHKKNTSEALILCANEHYDFIELTDPLPSRTPAKGNETYDLLVSNLPDEKDVNVIKRRLKQLSDNCGGRVIDVQSNTAIVRFTSHSSADRAQKRMEGEYVLGSKILVRYLGKEKGNTIAKNLGNITARSRTVSESEIVTDSKQSNSKQMYAASASVLGTRTLQFPNYQTSPPVVGAYPAFSAHCAPINAPPLSGMMQQPPLFFGRSFTNNDVNFNRTYNELARAQSPLIWPIATPHQYSHIWEEQYKVEKSKISGKRTHISQARDNNVAIGVTSRTPEGLRRIRGTHGSFAYASEWIGGRQSYNSLAVPNYNGQSNSFKRRSPSPLYDAPTREKNAWHGQNQHQISTRNNKTPSPYENNILQEIGQHNQTSRSSHLSDAENEEVEKFCNPINNRNGSSANNGINTPIELQVTNLDQSIDIKDMKRILSSVFMEHVSSCHISVFMQSDGNFAASVKVPSLPDAQYAISQLHRRKIGYKRILISYAHTGGTNPQLIRAQIVLLLQEVPGHKLPLFKFREMYESRFMISVSVSELYKMKDVCVITEDPSGRMVSLNPDHRNTPSPCNTVQDGQVKLPYCTIHIAKPLSDKGWAEQEMASLPNVRISLKVLESRMQELLASHNGILPLPSLPICYEAEFNEKLEIVEHGVPLEHLVSCLSSIELRQDIGSVKYLVWVGKKDHENNHDENKCVSPSLANQLALFSRELVDLLKTAPHCQLPFNRFIPAYHHHFGRQCRVADYGFTKLIDLLEALTHTVQVMGEGNKRMVTLSHRAQVRRFTSDLLRVLKSKASKQVALSEFPNVYGRVIAKPWDIVDYGVCNIEDILSEVSENTVVVTSIEGGDKMIAIPKREQTVEEMERTKLFAKEVVELLQHAPQCRMLFNKFVPSYHHHFGHQCRVSDYGFTKLIELFEAIPDVVKIEEVNGGERQISLTETEGLKVLAEQISKLVMRARGGLMVSNIAQTFLHQFGYALRPELFGCNSMLHLMQKLRDTIQIIDLATGPAIITIDKSHLQQTTLQCRRILMDQPQHRMPVKEFVQQYSQYYLKHESKGKKQECNLDEFRKDLANVVRFTVVNGEQFIELTPLHRFACDLYRVIMNYGGTLNLSQFDVSYSTIIGSPCKPAQYGFPTITALLQALPCTVTIKETRKKEAVIYLNKKLAAAAGIFLPMVYKPMSSCHDTDSSNDSFESDSSYRVNVSNTLSMVDNHEKWINQLTNINSWKVKEDKALWSENRIKHWKNLTSLEERSINWSESGSESFLKSLIRTPIMQYDFPPPPPKPDSPPEDTACKEEHWQSSLWMSPTKFTYPQDEHSTNVQVPPLILPNWTQLLSGDGTSDLLSPTKNLLPAAANPLYLPTSPCYSKSVVAPHPSELPLPSLSLTPKKKISVDNQKKIAVRTHLNLASSESEDNTIDDDESSDCHSTSSKPLTKGKRRLAAQFNQPIEP; encoded by the exons ATGGcaggaaagaaatatttggaTTACCATACATCTTATACagatgataatgatgaaattGAAGATCTTAATGAGAAACTGCTGCAACTATTATCTGCACAAAAGGTCTTGTCTCAAATTCCCAAAAATCAATTGTACGATGATAGactcaaaaatattagtaGTTCCAAAATAGGATTCAAAGCATCCGCTTCTTCATTATTCAGCCATTGTAGACATGAGTGTTCTCTTTTACATCATGATAGTTCAGTTAATATACCAACTCTGCCCATTCAACATCTTCCACCCATTGGAGTATTTTGGGACATTGAGAACTGTCAA gTTCCTAAAGGCAGATCCGCCATAGCAGTTACACaattaattagagaaaaattttttaatggctATAGAGAAGCAGAATTTATTGTAGTTTGCGATGTTCAGAAAGAGAATAACCAAATTATACAAGAACTGAATGATGCTCAG gttaatttaatacatgtaGCTGCCACATGTAAGAATGCTGCAGATGAGAAACTTAAACAGTCCATTAGAAGGTTTGCCGATATTCATGGCAGCCCAGCagctataattttaatatctggtgatattaattttgctgCTGATCTCAGTGATTTACGtcataggaaaaaaatttatgtaatattattacataaaaaaaatacctcAGAAGCATTAATATTATGCGCTAATGaacattatgattttattgagCTCACGGATCCACTTCCATCCAGAACTCCAGCAAAG GGTAATGAAACCTATGACCTTTTAGTTAGTAATCTTCCTGATGAGAAGGATGTGAATGTCATTAAACGTCGTCTTAAACAATTATCTGATAATTGCGGTGGTCGTGTGATAGATGTCCAATCAAATACTGCCATTGTACGTTTTACATCGCACAGTTCTGCAGACAG AGCCCAGAAACGGATGGAAGGAGAATATGTTCTTGGATCAAAAATACTTGTAAGATATCTCGgtaaagaaaaaggaaatacaATTGCCAAAAATCTAG gaaaTATTACAGCACGAAGTCGGACAGTCAGTGAATCGGAAATTGTTACCGACTCTAAGCAAAGTAATTCTAAGCAAATGTATGCTGCGAGTGCCTCTGTATTAGGGACAAGAACCCTCCAATTCCCAAATTATCAAACATCACCACCTGTAGTTGGTGCTTATCCTGCTTTTAGCGCCCATTGCGCGCCCATCAATGCCCCTCCGCTATCAGG aatgaTGCAGCAACCTCCCCTATTTTTTGGGAGATCGTTTACGAATAATGATGTGAATTTTAATAGGACATATAATGAACTCGCTCGAGCGCAGTCGCCATTAATTTGGCCAATTGCAACACCTCATCAGTACAGCCATATATGGGAAGAACAATATAAA gTGGAGAAGTCGAAGATATCAGGAAAACGAACTCATATCTCGCAGGCTCGGGATAATAATGTTGCTATTGGTGTAACTTCTCGTACTCCTGAAGGGCTTAGGCGCATTAGAGGTACACACGGTTCTTTTGCTTATGCTTCTGAATGGATTGGAGGTCGACAGTCGTATAATTCATTAGCTGTTCCAAATTATAATG ggCAATCCAACTCTTTTAAACGGCGCAGTCCATCTCCTCTATACGATGCACCaactagagaaaaaaatgcatggcATGGTCAG aaTCAACATCAAATTTCTACACGGAACAACAAAACGCCATCACCTtatgaaaataacatattacaaGAGATAGGACAACACAACCAAACCTCACGTTCTTCGCATCTGAGTGATGCAGAAAATGAAGAAGTAGag aaattttgtaaTCCTATAAATAATCGCAATGGATCCAGCGCTAATAATGGCATTAATACACCTATTGAATTGCAAGTGACAAATTTAGATCAAAGCATTGATATAAAGGATATGAAACGAATTCTTTCATCTGTATTCATGGAACATGTCTCA AGCTGTCATATTTCTGTATTTATGCAATCGGACGGTAATTTTGCCGCCAGCGTCAAAGTACCCTCGCTACCGGACGCACAATATGCAATTTCGCAATTACATCGCCGTAAAATAGGCTATAAACGTATATTGATATCTTATGCTCACACCGGTGGAACAAATCCCCAACTTATCCGAGCACAAATCGTACTGCTTTTGCAAGAGGTCCCGGGACACAAACTTCCATTATTCAAGTTCCGCGAAATGTACGAGAGCCGGTTTATGATCTCTGTAAGCGTCtccgaattatataaaatgaaagatgTATGCGTAATCACTGAAGATCCCAGCGGCAGGATGGTCTCCCTCAATCCGGATCATAGAAACACACCATCGCCATGCAACACAGTACAG GACGGACAAGTCAAATTACCGTATTGTACAATCCATATCGCAAAACCGTTATCTGATAAAGGTTGGGCAGAACAAGAGATGGCATCTTTACCCAATGTAAGGATCTCCTTGAAAGTTCTCGAGTCTCGTATGCAAGAATTACTAGCATCGCACAACGGCATACTACCTTTACCAag tcTACCAATCTGTTACGAGGCTgaattcaatgaaaaattggaaattgtAGAACATGGCGTGCCTTTAGAACATTTGGTATCATGTTTATCATCTATTGAATTGAGACAAGATATTGGCAGTGTAAAATATCTTGTGTGGGTAGGAAAAAAGGATCACGAAAATAATCATGAtg AAAACAAATGTGTAAGTCCATCGCTCGCAAATCAATTGGCCCTTTTTAGTCGTGAATTGGTTGATCTTTTAAAAACCGCTCCACACTGCCAATTACCTTTCAATCGATTTATACCAGCATACCATCATCACTTTGGACGACAATGTAGAGTCGCCGATTATGGGTTTACTAAATTGATTGATTTGCTAGAAGCACTTACACACACAGTCCaa gtAATGGGTGAAGGTAATAAACGCATGGTTACATTATCACACCGTGCTCAAGTACGTCGATTCACTTCGGATTTATTACGAGTGCTCAAGTCAAAAGCGAGCAAACAAGTAGCACTATCGGAATTTCCAAATGTTTACGGTAGAGTAATAG CAAAACCGTGGGATATTGTGGATTACGGCGTATGCAATATCGAAGATATTCTTAGTGAAGTGTCCGAAAACACGGTTGTTGTAACATCTATCGAGGGCGGCGATAAAATGATCGCTATTCCCAAACGTGAGCAGACTGTGGAAGAGATGGAacgaacaaaattatttgctaaGGAA GTTGTTGAATTACTGCAACATGCACCTCAATGCAGAATGCTGTTTAATAAGTTTGTACCTTCCTATCATCATCATTTTGGTCATCAATGTCGAGTGTCGGATTACGGATTCACCAAATTGATCGAATTATTCGAAGCGATTCCGGACGTAGTTAAAATCGAGGAAGTTAATGGAGGCGAGAGACAGATATCCTTAACTGAGACAGAGGGCCTTAAAGTTCTCGCTGAACAAATATCGAAATTGGTAATGCGCGCCAGAGGTGGCCTCATGGTCTCGAATATCGCGCAAACATTTCTACATCAATTCGGCTACGCTTTACGTCCTGAATTATTCGGCTGTAATTCCATGTTACATCTTATGCAAAAACTTAGAGATACCATTCAG ATCATAGATTTGGCCACAGGACCTGCTATTATCACAATAGACAAATCACATTTGCAACAAACAACTCTTCAATGCCGACGCATATTGATGGACCAACCTCAACATAGAATGCCTGTCAAGGAATTTGTTCAACAATATTCTCAATATTACTTGAAGCATGAATCTAAAGGCAAAAAGCAAGAATGTAATTTAGACGAGTTTAGAAAAGATCTGGCAAATGTTGTTCGg TTTACAGTGGTAAATGGCGAACAATTCATCGAACTCACACCATTACATCGCTTCGCCTGTGATCTTTATCgtgtaataatgaattatgGTGGTACATTAAATTTGTCGCAGTTTGATGTATCATACTCAACTATCATAGGTTCACCTTGTAAACCTGCACAATATGGTTTTCCAACAATAACTGCACTTTTACAAGCATTACCTTGCACCGTAACGATAAAGGAAACACGGAAAAAAGAagcagttatttatttaaataaaaagttggcTG CTGCTGCTGGTATATTTTTGCCAATGGTATACAAGCCGATGTCATCCTGTCATGATACGGATTCCAGCAACGATTCGTTCGAAAGTGATTCTTCTTACCGCGTAAATGTCTCAAATACTTTGAGCATGGTTGATAATCATGAGAAATGGATAAATCAGTTGACAAACATTAATTCTTGGAAAGTAAAAGAGGATAAAGCTTTGTGGTCGGAGAATCGTATTAAGCATTGGAAAAACTTAACAAGTTTGGAAGAACGCTCGATTAATTGGTCGGAAAGCGGCAGCGAGAGCTTCCTGAAAAGTTTAATACGCACACCGATAATGCAATATGATTTCCCTCCGCCGCCACCTAAGCCCGATTCCCCGCCCGAG GATACCGCGTGTAAGGAAGAGCATTGGCAATCGTCGCTATGGATGTCTCCAACGAAATTTACATATCCGCAAGACGAACATTCGACGAACGTacag gttCCTCCGTTAATTTTACCAAATTGGACTCAATTATTGTCCGGTGATGGTACGTCGGACTTGCTATCGCCAACAAAAAATCTATTACCCGCTGCTGCGAATCCTTTGTACCTGCCTACTTCTCCTTGCTATTCCAAATCTGTTGTTGCGCCGCATCCATCTGAATTGCCGCTTCCTTCTTTGTCCCTAACACCCAAAAAGAAGATATCGGTGGATAatcagaaaaagattgctGTGAGAACGCATCTCAATCTTGCAAGCTCCGAAAGCGAAGATAATACTATCGATGATGATGAAAGCAGCGATTGCCACAGCACTTCTAGTAAGCCCC taACTAAAGGCAAGAGACGTTTGGCAGCTCAGTTTAATCAGCCAATCGAGCCATGA
- the LOC126849445 gene encoding protein KTI12 homolog encodes MPLIIITGIPCSGKTTRGLELKKYFENTLKNSGQNVEIINEYDAIIKEGYDKNIFYADSKKEKAVRSAIKSDIQRRLNTRDLLIFDGSNYIKGYRYEIYCMTKLYKTPQCTIHCDIPVECAWLWNNKRVESDRYNREIFDSLVVRYETPDNKNRWDYPLFAITPEDELMFDEIYKSLYEVKSPKPNQSTQCPPLASTNYLYELDTITKDVINAILSAQQLGINDNIKIPGSNVTVQSTATPAKLMRLRRQFLTYSKMQQSGIDQIATLFVQYLNKNL; translated from the exons ATGCCACTGATAATAATAACTGGCATCCCGTGCAGCGGTAAAACGACGAGAGGTCTTgaattgaagaaatattttgaaaatacgcTAAAGAATAGTGGacaaaatgtagaaataattaacgaaTACGATGCGATAATTAAGGAAggctatgataaaaatatattttacgccg attctaaaaaagaaaaagctgtTAGAAGTGCCATAAAATCGGATATTCAACGTAGGCTAAATACACGCGATCTACTGATATTTGATGGTAGCAATTATATCAAAGGATATCGGTACGAAATTTACTGTATGACTAAATTGTACAAGACTCCTCAATGCACGATACATTGTGATATACCAGTCGAATGTGCTTGGTTGTGGAACAATAAACGAGTCGAATCAGATCgatataatagagaaatttttgacTCACTTGTAGTAAG GTACGAAACACCAGACAATAAAAACCGATGGGATTATCCACTTTTCGCAATTACACCAGAAGATGAATTAATGtttgatgaaatttataaatcgctTTACGAAGTCAAGTCACCAAAACCAAATCAAAGTACCCAATGT ccACCATTAGCATCtacgaattatttatatgaattagaTACAATAACAAAAGATGTTATAAAT GCAATATTATCGGCGCAACAACTGGGaataaatgacaatataaAGATACCAGGTTCCAATGTGACTGTACAAAGCACAGCTACACCAGCAAAACTAATGAGATTACGAAGACAGTTTTTAACTTATAGTAAAATGCAGCAAAGTGGAATCGATCAAATTGCTACATTATTTGTACAATACctcaataaaaacttataa
- the LOC126849439 gene encoding carnosine N-methyltransferase, with amino-acid sequence MEAMDTTVSPHPRKMHNSYEDEEERKHFQRIVAAFRYYKTHSLLRVRKTESYFLNLPSHHQKLLLKYKEHLQEIKRCIENNDQIIKLIIKDVAHIFENVCPSTAQVDSILNPRSVMADQEKVQATIRQLVRDWSVEGTEERKACYQPIIDEILYQFPLEHWTPSDVHVLVPGAGLGRLAFEIAKRGYTCQGNEFSLFMLFASNFVLNKCRDVNLYQVHPWVHQYTNNLKPEHQTQAVSFPDVSPSDLPGTAQFSMTAGDFLEVYTEDNHWDCVATCFFIDCANNVVQFIETIYKILKPGGIWINLGPLLYHFSDLPNEESIEPSYDSIRDVILGFGFQLEKEKTQVKTRYAQNINSMLQCEYNSVYFVCRKPYEPDSTNRNGAAINGMQEQEN; translated from the exons ATGGAAGCGATGGATACGACAGTGAGTCCGCATCCgagaaaaatgcataataGTTATGAGGATGAGGAAGAGCGAAAACATTTTCAAAGAATCGTCGCCGCGTTCAGATATTACAA AACACATTCTCTGCTACGGGTAAGAAAAACAGAATCATACTTTCTCAATCTACCGTCACATcatcaaaaacttttattaaagtacAAGGAGCATCtacaagaaataaaacgatgtattgaaaataatgatcaaattataaaacttataataaaGGATGTAgcacatatatttgaaaatgtatgCCCATCTACTGCACAAGTTGATAGC ATACTAAATCCACGGTCTGTTATGGCAGACCAAGAGAAAGTTCAAGCCACCATTAGACAGTTGGTTCGGGATTGGAGTGTGGAAGGTACTGAAGAACGAAAAGCGTGCTATCAACCAATCATAGATGAAATATTGTATCAATTCCCATTAGAACATTg GACACCTTCAGATGTTCATGTTTTAGTACCTGGTGCAGGACTGGGTCGTCTCGCCTTTGAAATTGCGAAACGAGGATACACTTGTCAAGGGAATGAATTTTCCTTGTTTATGTTGTTTGCATCAaactttgtattaaataa atGTAGGGATGTAAACTTGTATCAAGTACATCCATGGGTACACCAATATACAAACAATTTGAAACCAGAACATCAAACACAAGCGGTTTCCTTCCCTGATGTAAGCCCAAGTGATCTTCCGGGAACCGCGCAATTTTCTATGACCGCAGGTGACTTTCTAgag GTTTATACGGAAGACAATCATTGGGATTGTGTCGCGACATGTTTCTTCATAGACTGTGCCAATAACGTTGTGCAATTTATCGAGACGATCTATAAGATTCTGAAACCAGGCGGAATTTGGATCAATCTCGGACCATTATTATATCACTTTAGCGATTTACCAAATGAAGAATCGATCGAGCCGAGTTACGACTCTATTCGTGACGTTATTCTGGGCTTTGGCTTTCAATTGGAg AAGGAAAAGACGCAGGTAAAGACCCGTTATGCTCAAAACATCAATAGCATGTTACAATGCGAATACAatagtgtatattttgtatgtcGAAAACCTTATGAACCTGACAGCACAAATCGCAATGGCGCTGCAATTAACGGTATGCAAGAACAAGAGAACTGA